The genomic stretch GCTCCACTTTTTCTCCTCATCTCACCATAGCTTATAAGGACATGACGCCCGAACAGTTTGAACGGGCCTGGCCAGATTTTGAACATCGTCCGTTTGAAGCCAGCTTTGATGTCAATCATTTCTACTTCCTGCGGCATGATGGACGTGGATGGGAGATTTTGGAAGAATTCCTTATTGGTTCGGATGAAGATCTGGCTGCTTCGATGTAAGGAATTGAGAGTGGAAATAAAAAGGTTTATAAAGGAAAAGGCTGGTCTGCAGGGCAGATCAGCCTTTTCAGTAACATAGTGTGAGGTTAACTTATCTCCGGCTGTATACTTTGGCAAGCAAGCGAAGAATTTCCAGATAAAGCCAGATAATGGTAACCATTAGTCCGAAGGCGCCATACCATTCCATGTATTTGGGTGCACCCATGCGGGCACCGGTAAAAATCATATCAAAATCCATGACCAGGTTAAGCGCTGCAATGCCCACCACAATTAGCGAAAAAACAATGCCTGCGGTGGTGGACTGGTGGATAAAGGGAATATCGATATGGAACCAGTGGAGCACCATGGCAGCAAGGTAAAACAGTGCAATGCCGCCGGTAGCTGCCAATACAATGGTTCTGAACTGATTGGTAACCTTGATAACGCCGGTTGTGTATAGCAGATACATGGCCAGAGCCACTCCAAAGGTGAGCAACACGGCCTGCATCACGAAATAAGGTGCCACACTGGCCATGGCTGCATTGAACATGGCAGAAATTGCTCCCAGAAAAAGCCCTTCCAGCAATCCATAAGCCGGAGCCAGATAAGGCGCCCAGCTTTGTTTAAAAATGATTATCAGGGCTGCAATAAAACCTCCTATAGCTCCTCCGGCTACCCAGCCGCCGAGCGGCGCACCTTTGTAAGCCAGATTCCAGGTAAAAACAGCTGAAGCCAGCATCAGGGCCAGCATGAACACGAATTTGTTCATGGTGCCCGACACGGTCATTGCTTCTTCTCCGACCTGCGTCACGGTTGTTTCAAAAGCCTTCTCCTGCAAAGCCGGATTGCTGGTTTTAAATAGGTTAGCCATGTATCGGTACATTTTATGGGTAACAAATATACAAATTTCGCTTTCCTTGCATGGGATTTTTCCTGTTGAAGCTTTGTAAAAAAGCGTACAGGTTCTCTGCTAATTCTATAGAGAGTTTTAATTTTGTCGGCCTATAGGTTGGAAAACAACAAAACCATAAAGCTTGTCGTTTTTATACATTCAAAGCAAAAATAACAGATACACGAATTTATGTCCACACAAACCACCGTTCAGCAATTAAAAGACGTTGTCATCAAATTTGCCGGCGACAGCGGAGATGGCATGCAGCTCACGGGCATGCAGTTCACCAATAACACGGCCCTGCTGGGTATTGATTTGTCGACCTTTCCCGATTTCCCTGCCGAAATCCGCGCGCCACAGGGTACTTTGCCAGGGGTGAGTGGTTTTCAGCTGCACTTTTCTTCCGATCCCGTTTATACGCCGGGCGACAGCTGCGATGTGCTGGTAGCTATGAATGCGGCTGCCCTGAAAGCCAATCTGAAGAGCCTGAAGAAAGGTGGCATTATCATAGCCAATATTGATGGGTTTGATGCCAAAAATCTCCGTCTGGCCAATTATCCGGATGGGGTAAATCCCCTCACCGATGGTTCGCTGGATGGGTATGTGGTATATGAAATTGACATCACCAAACTTACCCGTGAAGCCCTGAAGGATGTGGATCT from Thermoflavifilum aggregans encodes the following:
- a CDS encoding Bax inhibitor-1/YccA family protein, with protein sequence MANLFKTSNPALQEKAFETTVTQVGEEAMTVSGTMNKFVFMLALMLASAVFTWNLAYKGAPLGGWVAGGAIGGFIAALIIIFKQSWAPYLAPAYGLLEGLFLGAISAMFNAAMASVAPYFVMQAVLLTFGVALAMYLLYTTGVIKVTNQFRTIVLAATGGIALFYLAAMVLHWFHIDIPFIHQSTTAGIVFSLIVVGIAALNLVMDFDMIFTGARMGAPKYMEWYGAFGLMVTIIWLYLEILRLLAKVYSRR